The sequence below is a genomic window from Hyperolius riggenbachi isolate aHypRig1 chromosome 7, aHypRig1.pri, whole genome shotgun sequence.
TAAGCAACATGAAAAACGTATCTGTCTAATGTAGATCTGGCTGCAGCATACGTGATGGCTAATAGAGGTTTGGTTCTTCTTAGCAGAATAGCTCTCAATAACAGACTACTACAGTAGTTGTGACAAGAAATATTAAATACATGTCCTAGAAGCTTGAGGAGGACTCCAGAAAGAATAGGAAGTATATTTTTCATATGTTGCAAAAGCTAAAGTGGCAAGATTTGTGTGCGTGTGCACCATTATTATCAGTCCTGGGCTAGATTACCTCCTCCTTAGCCTtataatagtggctggatagtgtactggttaagggttctgcctttgacatgggagaccagggttcgaatcctggctaggtcaagcacctattcagtaaggagttcaaggcaagactccctaacactgcagggtggcctcttgagcgcgtcccagtggctgcagctcttgagcgctttgagtccgacaggaaaaaagcgctatacaaatgttcagattattattattattattataatcctCTATACTTACCTAATGGTTCTGGGTTTCCATTCGcaatccttttaaaataataccagttgcctgactctcctactgatcctgtgtttctaatactttcagccacagcccctcaacaagcatgcagatcaggtgctctgactgaagtcagactggattaattgcatgcttgtttcaggtgtgagagccagatactactgcagcagaatgatcaggagagtcaggcaactggtattgtttaaaagaaaaaaatacatatccctctcagtttaggctccctttaaggaGGCAAAATACATTTGCAATAATGTGGCAACTTTGCAATAATGTGGCAAAAAGTTAGGATGGTTTTTCCAGAATATACAAAGAAAAATAAGGGACGGAAAAGTATGTGTGGTATTGTAGACAGGAAGAGATTATTATGGCCCTTATTCATTTAACTATTTCTCCTTAGCTTTCTCCTAGTagctattttttcatcttctctattcAAAAATGTTTCAGCAATCCAGCTGtttaaaaagtatcaaaaagtagatgaaaaagtactatcaaaatatttttgagtattttcttgctggctgctgacttgaaatgtgttttagggcccgtttccacttgtgcgtttccattAGTTGCGGAAAACGCAAAACGAATTCGCACGCAGATGCAAATTTTACCGTGAGTTCACGGGCGTTTttgcatatgttagtaagtatgcaaatttaaccatgtcagtgcctgtatgcttttacattgattttatgagaAAACGCCCGcaattcgcggtaaaatttgcatacgaaaacgcatgcgaatttcctattaaatacattgtatgcaattcgcatagtggtgtgcggtatgcgaattctgcggggtctaccgtgcagattttttctgcagagaaaaaaatgctcagaaatcctgacaagtggaaacaggcccatccacttgtattgtttatgcgaatctgcatgcaggaaacacatgcagattcgctctagtggaaacgggcccttattgataaggtgttaaaatatagcatgggagaaaactcatgagaaaaagttacAGCAATTGAATATGGGCCCATGAATTTTCCAAGAAAGGAGATGTAAAGAGGAAAAATGTGTAGAACCAAATAGCTGTGGTGAACACTGCTGTGCGAGGAAGGATTGTTGAGAAGAAAAAGGTAAAAGGTATctggaatagagagaaataaaaggAGAAACTAGTGTCATCAACACTGATGAACCAGTAAAAGAAGAGCAACAATAtccgatgcaaaaaaaaaaaaaggaatattgGAATTTGCTATTCATGCCAGACTTCCAATTCTGGAGTGCCATGGCTGGTGGTTAATAGGTTGGAGCAACTTTAtccagaaaaaaacaataatcTGTGGTCATAATAATAAGAGTTACCGTATAGTGATGGGAGAGGTAAGTCTGAGAATAGGGCGGATTGTGGGATACAAAGGTCGCTCTGCCATCGACGTGATGAGGGACAGAGTGAAAAAGGACAAGAAGTAGTGATGTTAAAGTTAAAAGGTTGTGGTCAATGGttgtggttgaactcgatggacgtatgtcttttttcaaccaaaataactatgtaactatgtaactatgtaatgagaAATAAATCAAAGTTGTTGGCTAGGGCAAAGGCTGACTGAAATACCTTTTTAGGCGTCTGTTCAATAGACTTGGTATCTCAGGGAATAATTGTATAATTAAATATTAGTTTTGATCGTAAACTGCTAATTTATGATTTGGACATTTAATTGATTTCATGGATTCCATTCGTAATTTAGTGTCATTTTCACGTACTATTGTGCCAActctagcagttaatagcaaagacatGCTAtccacaccaaaattgctatgtacgtTAATAGATATAACGGAAACCTGTCAATTTGTTTTTAAAGACTTTGTAGCTTTTGAAAAAAAcgatcttaaaattgcaaaggaaaaatggttttgaaaaatggttttgtaaaattatttttttttacttgttctcactattccccttaaaataTGTAGAAATGTGTGGGTGATgacagcatgtatgggggatATTAGCCACTAAAATCAACATAACATTacttgaaaattatgcaaaattatggttcctggttatgtttacaaacaacattaaGAATTTCCTCAAAATTTGCATTATGgatttgcatcgtaattgcaaattacaatgcaaaattatgatcgTTCGAAAATTGTGCTTATCACTAGTAAATATCTTCTGAGTTTTTACACTTTAGAAAAACGCCTCTCTGTGTTTTGTTGGATGAAAATTAAACACGTGACACTCTGGTTAGTACTCAGTCAATTAGTATCAGAATTTAAAACTTGAACTGattatgtataaatatttatgAATCTACATTTTTCAGAATATTCTGCATACAGGTGACTTATCATAGATCAATGAGGAATCAAACAATTTTAAATGAATTTTTCCTCTCTGGATTGTCTGACCTCCCAAGTCTTCGGcttcctctctttctcttcttcctGCTCATCTATGTTCTGACAATAATCTGGAATTTGCTCATCATCACCCTAATAATAATGGATTCTCATCTTCACACACCCATGTATTTCTTCCTTGGAAACTTAGCCAGTTTAGACCTCTGTTCTTCCTCTGTCACCATTCCACAAATGCTATTTGATCTTCACACCAAAAGAAAAATTATTTCCAGAACAGCTTGCTTGACCCAGTTCTTCTTCTTTGATTCGTTCTCCTCCTCTGAGGTTTTTCTGCTGTCTGTCATGTCCTATGATCGATTCAATGCCATCTGTCACCCATTGCATTACATGCAGATAATGCACTGGaaagtgtgtgtacagtttgcatGTATTGTGTGGTTACTCGGTTTTATTTATTCTTTAATTCAAACCCTTGGTTCTTCAAGGTTGACATTTTGTGGATCGAACATTGTAGAAAGCTTTTTCTGTGACTTGCCGCAATTGCTTCAGATCTCTTGCAGTGACATCTACATCAACGTTCTATTAATTTTTCTCTTTGGAGGCCTTTTTGGAGGTGGCTGTCTTACCATGACCATCTTGCCCTATGTACACATAATAAAAACGGTACAAAAGCTGCAGCAGAAGGGAAATACAAGTAAAGTTTTTTCCACGTGCTCCTCTCATGTGTCTTTGGTCTTCATATTTTATGGCACtcttatttttaattattttcgaCCAAGTGGAAGTTATCATTTTGCCACTTCCAAAGTGGTGTCTGTCTTCTACACAGCAATCCTTCCTCTTCTCAATCCTTTGATTTATAGCCTTAGAAACCAGGAGTTCAAAATAGCCCTCCGAGCAGCTGCAATGAAGATGCATTATTCTTAGCAGTGGAGAGACAGAGAAGAATGTTCTATACATAGACCACAGTGTTAACCCTTTCTAATCCATTTTTGTCATTACCCACGTCCCCCCAGAACCTTCTGGTGTGTAGGGCAGACGTGGGTAATCGCGGGAGTGTCTCAGAAGATCTCTACCTCCTAGAGTGAGGAGGTGACCAGGCATCAGGAGGGGCAGGACCTGCTCTCTCTTGTGCACTGTAGCTCCACCTTATAGTTACGGCATTATGAGGTACAACATGATACCGAAAGAGATCAAAGTCTACATAGGCTGATGCTACACCAGACTAGATCCAGCAACGGCACCCGAAGTGGTGAGCCCAAATGCACCCATGTAATATTTAAATTACGTGGTGCAGTGAAAGTGCGTGGAGTTGTGGTAATCAAAGTGTCAGGcttagtctgacactttgatccaaAGGGGCTGACAATGTGCCAGATTATATTGAACAATATAGCCCCTGGTGTCTATGTTCGACATTTGGCATATACTGGAAAATGCCAATGTcagacatggggccatatgcaattcacttttcacctgagttttctcctaggagataatttttttttatcttcgatTTAAAGTAGTTTTCCAgtactttttaactaaaaaagtaccacaaagtaggtgaaaaagtcatattaaaaattattttgagtattttcttactttctgatggcttaaaaagcattttattggcaagtttaaaaatatcacctaggtgaaaactcaggtgaaaaagtgaattgcatatgagccatagTCTGACaccggattggaaagggttaaacatGGGATAAGTATTCAATGCGCATGTAgatataagggcccatatgcaattcactttttcacctgagttttctcctaagtgatattttcacaacttgtaaataaaatgccttttagaccaccagcaagcaaacaaatactcaaaatatttttggcaggactttttcacctagtttttggtactttttctattgcaaagtgctaaaaagttattttaaaatgaagatgaaaaaattatcccctaggagaaaactcaggtgaaaaaatgaattgcatatggcccaaggagaGATAACTGGTTCTTCTTCTGCTTGTACTATGCTAGTTACAGACTAGTCCAGATAACTTGGGAACTGCTCAGCAAGCAAGGAAGGAAAAAACAATTTAGGCCTAAGTCTTTTTCCATACTCAACAATAAAAAGGTGATCTCAAAGTAACGTTTTAACAGTGAAATCAATGAAAATAAAAAGACAacatatataactttttttttaagagatTTTATTTTCTTTACAAGATTTGGACACAGATTCAGTTTATGTCCATAAGTTCATAAGAAAGCTGCATGCTATGCTGGCAGGATGCCTCTTTGCATACAGTCTATTAtcatcatttagtatttatatagtgccaagtatattgtctcgtcacttaactgaccctcagaggggctcacaatctaatccctaccatagtcaaatgtctatatcatgtagtgtatgtatcatagtcttggAGCCAAATTAGAGggtagtcaattaacttatcagtatatttttggagtgcctggaggaaacccacacagagacgggggaacatacaaactcagtgcagatagtgccctgcctgGGATATGAATCGGGGACACAGCATTGCAAGGTGAGGGTGCTAACCTtttcgccaccatgctgcccagtctATGCTAAAGATCTGCTCTACATATTAGAGTGATATAGTTTTATTACCAATCATGTTTTCTAAAATGCCCTTGTTAAAATGCTCCATTGGTTATTAGCAGGTAAGAAGCAGAATGTGGGTCATTAAACTTGTCAGCACCTCCCAATTTTCAGGAACTCTGGGACCAAGACCACTTTTCCAGGCCCATACCCTTACCTTTTACTCTGAGTCCTCCTAAAGCATTCTCATGTATGTAAATGAAATGAAATAAAATGGGGACAAGAGAATGCCCTCCAAATTTAGTACATTGTTGTGTCAGTGGGTGGAGGATAGCTTCACTGGAGATCTGCTTCAACTGTAAGTGATAACAAGGGTTCTGCAACCACATCAAAGTTGTACACTGAGAATCAGATAAACCTGGTCACTAAATAAGCCTACTGAATTTTCAGCTCTCAGACAGTGTGGGTGAATAACCTGTTTGACATTTATCCACAATCATTATGACAGTGTTGACACGCAATGCTGTTACTGTTCAAGTGCAGTCTTTAGACTAGCCTTAAAGTAACCTGAGTGAAATAATTGTGTttactctactcctaaaaatgtattttttagatATCTTACAGCTTtatttaaaagtagatttaatgttgtcTTACCTCAACTGAATGATGCAGTCTTTTACACAGTCTGAAGGAGTTCTAAGACAAaacatatgaactattgaccttttttatctctctctctctctcttttttttaaaagaagttCATTTTTGCTTAACAAAAACAGAGAATCAACGGTATCAATATGCAGTCTACAAAATGATAGGCAAAAGGTACAAAATAGCAGTATAAAATATTATACAACAAAGTGGGAGCAGGTCAGAAACGTTCCATGGGATCATATAGCCTCAAAGGCAGCAATTAAACATTTCCATGCATGAGAGCAATAGTGTCATTTTGCAAAATAGAATGTCCCTTGGGATCAATTATACTCTGACAGCACCGTTTCGGGGTTCCCTTCCTCAGAGGGTATAGTATGATTCTCCTTCCTGGCTGCTGCATTAATACTGTGCATAATAATGCCTTAAATACCTGTAGAGTAAGAGCGGTACGCCTGCTATGGACAACCGGGCCGGCCCGATTGgcgccactgacgtcacttccagttCCTCTGACCTCCGGCAAGCGCAGCCAGCCAAGTAGGAGCGGCGATtgccagccccaacatggcatgTGTGGGCGGGGACATGCGACCTGGACACACACTATAGTTACTAAGCAAAACAAAAGCTTTGAGAGCACAAGAGGTGGTGTTGTGTAAAAGTCCATTATGTGGATCTTCAAAGAAGCAGAGCGGTGTCCATAGATTTCATTGGGCAGTaccatctaaaaataaaaaaaaataattacctaTTAGTGCATAATAATGCAGAATTTAAATGGAAGAAGCTCAAAATTATAAAACGGTGCAACATGTTTAAGACCAGTGGCCCACCAGGCTAAGACAGGTAGACCGCTCATCAGAACCGCCAGCACCCAAACATCCCAAGAACGTAATAAATCATCTTAAAAAGGGAGCCAAGTTGGCATCTTCATTAATACCATGTGGAAACGtgccagctttcttttgctggccATTATTTAACCTTTTCAATATCAGTTTCTCTTTCCTTTTGTTCCTTCTTATTAGTTATTCATTCACAAAGAGattaatgtgtgcattaaacactaagtgaacacctgacatatctggcttagcaaatttggccttattggctattcatgaggcaatgctcatgcaaaaatgcatttgctttcgcatgccaaattatgcagggtcaaaaaccaataccgcaaagcggttgccctgcgggaaatagttcttgctacattagcactatccacgaGCAACACGGGgaagcttcccaatgcccccatacaaccggggaaccacagctcactccagggctcacaccacctagaacaagccaccaccacccacctccaaagAGGGGATAGAAATGAAATGCTTCCACAAAGAGTTCAatgtgtgtgcattaaacaccaagtgaacacctgacatatctggcttagcaaatttggccttattggctactcatgaggcaatgctcatggtcaaaaaccaataccgcaaagcggatgccctgtgggaattagttcatgctacataagcatgtatgggggcattgggaagcctcaccgtggcactcctggatagtgctaatgtagaatgaactaattcccgcagggcaatcactttgcggtattggttttaaccctgcaaactttggcatgcgaaagcaaatgcatatttgcatgagctgtctcgtgaatagccaattacgccaaatttgcaaagccagatttatcaattgttacttggtttgatgcccacataaattctctattaagtgtagtgtttcatttctatccctctttggaggcgggtggtggatggcttgttctaggtgagagccctggagcgagctgtctgcgcctgtcctccccccccccccccccccccttggagtgttgtgtgaaagccagctctgagctccaaagcttggagTGGCGCATGTttcccaattaggccaaatttgcaaagctagatttgtcaggtgttacttggtttgacgCACACAAATTCTCTATTAAGTGTAGTTATTAGTTAATCACATCTTTTTGTTTTACGTAAATTTCTCCCAGTTATTTCAGAGAACTAAGAAACAGTTTTTTAATTTCCtggtaaattattttattttcagacTTAATAGTAAATTTCCGATTTTCTATAAGTAGACAACTAggactccctctctccctctctgtcctTGAAACTTTAGGAACAAtagcccatattcaattcacttttctcctaaaaAAAATTTCTTGGTGATATTTTACaagttatcaataaaatgccttttgagtcatcagcaagcaagaatattTTTGACAGagcttaaagttattttaaagagaagatgaaaaatgatctctgagtcctaggagaaaacttgggagaaaatatTTTTGATAATAGTAACAAATTCTTGAAAGTAAATTAATTAAAGTGAAATGTTTATCAAGAGGATGGAAGTTTGATGTTCACCCATTTGGTTCATAGTTAATCAATTAAGCTTACTACTAGAAAATGAATTAATATCTACTCCACTATAAGATTTCTGAAAACAAATTATGTTAATTTACgctaaacagtttaaaaaaatagtTTGCTATTAATATTTGTAACAAAGATCCTTGTATGAAAGGTTATGAaatgttattactattattttttcatacattattatttatatacatCTTCCATAGAGATGGCAATTCAGTGGAAAGAACACCCATTTGCCTCAGGAATTGCTTTGTAAACAGATAGCTAAATTAAAATGGTAGAGAGGAGAATGGAGTTCAcaaatttctctaaaaaggctagACTaggttaaagctggccatacactggcccgatttgctgccgttcgacagcagattcgatcactgggatcgaatctgctgccaatcgttcgcgctaaacgcacccgccgatccgatttcctcctgaaatcggtccgtcgattgcgccgtgcgggaaattaccatcgatcgcccgcgggtagggagcgcgtcgcttgcggtggccgatccgatacaggtatacattacctgacgctggctaccgggcatcttctccgcgctgcaccgctctgtacctgctccatcccagcgtacattaactttctgtgtcactccagtgaccaggaagttcaaatagagggcgctctatttgaacttcctggtcacggagtgacacagtgtacgctgggatgcggtgcagcgcggagaagaggacccggagccagcttcaggtaatgtatacgggggggggggggcaggcggcaggagaagctcaacagattgtgatcggtttcaggctgaaatcgattcacaatctgtttgcagtaaaggcagccttacgatccctctctgatcagattcgatcagatagcgatctgtcagttggtcgatctaatggcaaatcgaccagtgtatggctaccttaagagatcTGTCTGGAGAAAGAACGTTTCCCTAATCAAGTGTTATTCTTTATTCTACCACAAGAGGACCTTACAGAAATAGGAGGAAATTAGGTCCACCTGGTGACCCATACTGTGTCAAATTTACCCAATGCTAATCTTCTGCAGTGATGTACAGAGTACAAAATAGACAATTGTGGGGACTATAGAAACATAAGTAGTTCTATACACAGTACAATCTCAGAactagtgttgcttgcaaatttttgccaaagtcattttcgcattgaaaatcctATGTTCGATTGgagaaaattttagcaaaaaaagtACTAGTATTTTTATCGCAAACACATGAAAAGAATGATATTTTTACCGCAACTTATTTTTCTGCGAAAACAATGTTTTACAGCAAAAattcaaaaaatgcaaaaataaaacGTCTTTTCGATGGAATTTTCTTTCAAAAatcgaattttacattatttttgcaaaaattaatgcaaaagggtatttttgctcatcactgcccaAAACATGAACACAaattgcaaaatgtaattttaccgagCTTCAAAATCCAgcttaattaaaaacaaatggtgcacaagccagcctggggccccgggaactctcactgcccggggccccagaaccagcatgtaacaccatatgtgagcgcagtcaagccctggagctgccacccccaagagcctgtccccaactgctctgaaacttaccgaacacacaaagggaaatactcactcccaaacagtcctcagctgctttataaagcctgcaggctgcttataagccactaagaagtgcacacacacgttacacctagtctgcagtgattaatcaagcagaagctgagcaggtcagccaatcgttggagagggcttcagttgcatatagacaatggctatatgaccagcagggggcaccagcgtgcaggatattccctctcatctgcccccctcgtaactaaactgcatgggaatctacaataaaattaaaaacaatggtgcaca
It includes:
- the LOC137526088 gene encoding olfactory receptor 5B12-like: MRNQTILNEFFLSGLSDLPSLRLPLFLFFLLIYVLTIIWNLLIITLIIMDSHLHTPMYFFLGNLASLDLCSSSVTIPQMLFDLHTKRKIISRTACLTQFFFFDSFSSSEVFLLSVMSYDRFNAICHPLHYMQIMHWKVCVQFACIVWLLGFIYSLIQTLGSSRLTFCGSNIVESFFCDLPQLLQISCSDIYINVLLIFLFGGLFGGGCLTMTILPYVHIIKTVQKLQQKGNTSKVFSTCSSHVSLVFIFYGTLIFNYFRPSGSYHFATSKVVSVFYTAILPLLNPLIYSLRNQEFKIALRAAAMKMHYS